A window of the Gordonia humi genome harbors these coding sequences:
- the soxR gene encoding redox-sensitive transcriptional activator SoxR produces the protein MTDKPPWERRELTVGELSARSGVAVSALHFYEREGLIDARRTSGNQRRYRRDTLRRVALIRIAQRVGIPLADIGAALARLPEGRTPTAHDWAELSLAWRDELDERIHRLQQLRDDFDGCIGCGCLSLQRCALANPHDEYGGHGDGPRRLIET, from the coding sequence ATGACGGACAAGCCGCCGTGGGAGCGTCGGGAGCTGACGGTCGGTGAACTGTCGGCGAGGAGCGGCGTCGCGGTCTCGGCGTTGCACTTCTATGAGCGGGAGGGGCTGATCGACGCGCGCCGGACCAGCGGCAACCAGCGTCGGTACCGGCGCGACACGTTGCGTCGCGTGGCGTTGATCAGGATCGCGCAGCGAGTCGGGATTCCGCTGGCCGACATCGGAGCCGCGCTGGCCCGACTGCCCGAGGGGCGCACGCCGACCGCACACGACTGGGCGGAGTTGTCGCTGGCGTGGCGCGATGAACTCGACGAGAGGATCCACCGGTTGCAGCAGCTCCGAGACGACTTCGACGGGTGCATCGGGTGCGGCTGTCTGTCGTTGCAGCGGTGCGCGTTGGCCAATCCGCACGACGAGTACGGTGGCCACGGCGACGGGCCCCGCCGACTGATCG
- a CDS encoding ABC transporter ATP-binding protein: protein MSIESTAWNTVYSAMNTRTGDGTVDRSTIARMARFARPHRRRLTCFAAVSVAVAATAVATPLLAGRVVDAITRAAPARTVIVLAVVIAVVAVAEAALGLAQRWLSSTIGERLIFDLRTAVYDHVQTMPVAFFGRTRTGALVSRLNNDVIGAQRAFSDAFAGIVSNVVTLLLALAAMLTLSWQVTVLALVLLPLFLLPARRIGARLAGLQYSKAHHNAAMSDRMTERFSAPGATLIKLFGDADRESAEFAARAGRVRDLGVRSAMVQQTFVLALMLVSALALALTYGVGGVLALDHRIQAGTVVSLAMLLTRLYAPLTALANARVEVMGALVSFSRVFEVLDLPPLITDRPDRTPLPDGPLAVEFDSVDFTYPSAESVSLASLEDVTTLDPTVGAQVLHDVSFGVPAGGTVALVGSSGAGKSTVAGLIPRLFDVDNGSVRIGGVDVRDTDSTQLHRAVGMVTQDGHLFHDTVRANLTLARPDATDPQVWDALRRARLDRLVAALPDGLDTVVGERGHRFSGGERQRLTIARVLLARPRVVVLDEATAHLDSTSEAAVTEALAEALTGRTAVVIAHRLATVRGADRILVLEAGRVVESGTHVELLASDGRYAELYRTQFAEDAEAA from the coding sequence ATGAGCATCGAGAGCACCGCGTGGAACACCGTCTACTCCGCGATGAACACCCGAACCGGAGACGGCACCGTCGACCGGTCGACGATCGCACGCATGGCGCGGTTCGCACGACCGCATCGTCGCCGACTGACCTGCTTCGCCGCGGTGAGCGTCGCGGTAGCGGCGACGGCGGTCGCGACGCCCCTCCTCGCCGGACGAGTCGTCGACGCGATCACCCGTGCCGCACCCGCTCGGACCGTGATCGTCCTGGCCGTCGTCATCGCCGTCGTCGCGGTAGCCGAGGCGGCGCTGGGCCTGGCCCAGCGATGGCTGTCGTCGACGATCGGCGAACGACTGATCTTCGATCTGCGCACCGCGGTGTACGACCACGTGCAGACCATGCCCGTCGCCTTCTTCGGACGTACTCGCACCGGCGCACTCGTCAGCCGTCTGAACAACGACGTGATCGGCGCCCAGCGGGCCTTCAGCGATGCGTTCGCGGGCATCGTCTCGAACGTGGTGACTCTGCTGCTGGCGCTGGCCGCGATGCTCACCCTGTCCTGGCAGGTCACCGTCCTCGCCCTGGTTCTGCTGCCGCTGTTCCTGCTGCCCGCCCGTCGGATCGGCGCGCGGCTGGCCGGTCTCCAGTACAGCAAGGCCCATCACAACGCGGCGATGAGCGACCGGATGACCGAACGGTTCTCGGCGCCCGGAGCCACCCTGATCAAGCTCTTCGGCGACGCCGACCGGGAGTCGGCGGAGTTCGCCGCGCGCGCAGGTCGGGTCCGCGATCTGGGCGTACGGTCGGCCATGGTGCAACAGACCTTCGTCCTCGCCCTGATGCTGGTGTCGGCGCTGGCACTGGCCTTGACCTACGGTGTGGGCGGAGTGCTGGCCCTCGATCACCGCATCCAGGCGGGCACCGTCGTCTCGCTCGCCATGCTGCTGACCCGGCTGTACGCACCTCTGACCGCGTTGGCCAACGCACGCGTGGAGGTGATGGGCGCGCTCGTCAGCTTCTCCCGGGTGTTCGAGGTCCTCGATCTGCCACCGCTGATCACCGACCGCCCGGATCGGACGCCCCTGCCCGACGGCCCCCTCGCCGTCGAGTTCGACTCCGTCGACTTCACCTACCCGTCGGCCGAATCCGTCTCGCTCGCATCATTGGAGGACGTCACGACGCTCGATCCCACCGTCGGAGCACAGGTTCTGCACGACGTCTCGTTCGGCGTGCCCGCGGGAGGGACGGTGGCCCTCGTCGGATCGTCGGGGGCGGGCAAGTCGACCGTCGCCGGACTCATTCCCCGACTGTTCGACGTCGACAACGGTTCCGTCCGCATCGGCGGCGTCGACGTCCGGGACACCGACTCGACACAGCTGCACCGCGCGGTCGGCATGGTGACACAGGACGGACACCTGTTCCACGACACCGTGCGCGCGAATCTGACCCTGGCCCGGCCGGATGCCACGGACCCGCAGGTGTGGGACGCCTTGCGGCGCGCCCGACTCGACCGGCTGGTCGCCGCGCTCCCGGACGGTCTCGACACCGTCGTCGGCGAGCGTGGACACCGGTTCTCCGGCGGCGAACGTCAGCGGCTCACGATCGCTCGCGTCCTGTTGGCTCGGCCGCGCGTGGTGGTCCTCGACGAGGCGACGGCTCATCTGGACTCGACGTCGGAGGCCGCCGTGACCGAGGCGCTCGCCGAAGCGCTCACCGGTCGGACCGCGGTGGTGATCGCACATCGGCTGGCGACGGTCCGAGGCGCTGATCGCATTCTGGTCCTCGAGGCCGGTCGGGTCGTGGAATCGGGCACACACGTGGAACTGCTGGCCTCGGACGGTCGGTACGCGGAGCTGTACCGCACGCAGTTCGCCGAGGATGCCGAGGCCGCCTGA
- the truA gene encoding tRNA pseudouridine(38-40) synthase TruA — protein sequence MPAPVTDEGGQCRLRLTIGYDGTDFSGWATQPGRRTVCETVESTLATVLRAPVRLTVAGRTDAGVHASGQIAHCDVPVASLRTRSIDGEPSRLVRRLAKMLPDDVRVKAVDEVSTDFDARFAALARTYRYRLADARWGAEPTAARVTADWPRDLDVDAMNDAAHGLVGLNDFAAFCRYREGSTTIRELQEFSWRRDDDGVLVAVVRADAFCWSMVRSLVGAVALVGDGRRDRDWCTGLLAERSRSAQVPVAQARGLCLVHVAYPPPAEWAARAELTRDVRDAGDLAGGCCGD from the coding sequence CTGCCCGCCCCCGTCACCGACGAGGGCGGGCAGTGTCGTCTTCGACTCACCATCGGCTACGACGGCACCGACTTCTCCGGTTGGGCCACCCAGCCCGGCCGCCGCACCGTCTGCGAGACCGTCGAGTCGACGCTCGCCACCGTGCTCCGCGCGCCCGTGCGGCTCACCGTCGCCGGACGCACCGACGCCGGTGTGCACGCCTCGGGGCAGATCGCGCACTGCGACGTGCCCGTCGCCTCCCTGCGGACACGGTCCATCGACGGAGAGCCGTCGCGTCTGGTCCGCAGGTTGGCCAAGATGCTGCCCGACGACGTCCGCGTCAAAGCCGTCGACGAGGTCTCCACCGACTTCGACGCGCGCTTCGCGGCGTTGGCGCGCACCTACCGCTACCGACTGGCCGACGCACGCTGGGGCGCCGAGCCCACAGCGGCCCGCGTCACCGCCGACTGGCCGCGCGATCTGGACGTCGACGCGATGAACGACGCCGCGCACGGCCTCGTCGGACTCAACGACTTCGCGGCCTTCTGCCGCTACCGCGAGGGCTCCACCACCATCCGCGAACTGCAGGAGTTCTCCTGGCGTCGTGATGACGACGGCGTTCTGGTGGCCGTGGTCCGCGCGGACGCCTTCTGCTGGTCGATGGTCCGCTCCCTGGTCGGCGCCGTCGCCCTGGTCGGTGACGGCCGCCGCGATCGGGACTGGTGCACCGGTCTGCTCGCCGAGCGCAGTCGCTCCGCGCAGGTCCCGGTCGCCCAGGCGCGCGGCCTCTGCCTGGTGCACGTCGCCTACCCGCCGCCGGCCGAATGGGCGGCCCGCGCCGAACTGACCCGCGACGTACGCGACGCGGGTGACCTCGCGGGCGGCTGCTGCGGCGACTGA
- the rplQ gene encoding 50S ribosomal protein L17 translates to MPKPTKGARLGGSASHQKAILANLATALFEHGRITTTEAKAKRLRPYAEKLITHAKTGELANRRQVMKDIRDKDVVHTLFAEIGPQFAERNGGYTRIIKTLPRKGDNAPMAVIELVSGSTASSEASRVARAAASKAKAEEAKAEEAKADEAEADEVEAENVVEEVEADATEAEVENADAVAEAVDDQSSAAVAEDAKED, encoded by the coding sequence ATGCCAAAGCCCACAAAGGGTGCCCGCCTCGGCGGGTCGGCCAGCCACCAGAAGGCGATCCTGGCGAACCTCGCCACGGCGCTCTTCGAGCACGGCCGCATCACCACCACAGAAGCGAAGGCCAAGCGGCTCCGTCCGTACGCGGAGAAGCTCATCACCCATGCGAAGACCGGCGAGCTCGCCAACCGTCGCCAGGTGATGAAGGACATCCGCGACAAGGACGTCGTCCACACGCTGTTCGCCGAGATCGGCCCGCAGTTCGCCGAGCGCAACGGTGGCTACACCCGCATCATCAAGACTCTGCCGCGCAAGGGCGACAACGCTCCGATGGCAGTGATCGAACTGGTCAGCGGATCGACCGCCTCCAGCGAGGCGAGCCGTGTCGCACGTGCCGCAGCGTCGAAGGCCAAGGCCGAAGAAGCCAAGGCCGAAGAAGCCAAGGCCGACGAGGCTGAGGCCGACGAGGTCGAGGCCGAGAACGTCGTCGAGGAGGTCGAAGCCGACGCCACCGAGGCAGAGGTCGAGAACGCCGACGCCGTGGCAGAGGCGGTCGACGATCAGTCGTCGGCAGCCGTCGCCGAGGACGCCAAGGAAGACTGA
- a CDS encoding DNA-directed RNA polymerase subunit alpha, whose product MLISQRPTLSEEVIAENRSKFTIEPLEPGFGYTLGNSLRRTLLSSIPGAAVTSIRIDGVLHEFTTVPGVKEDVTNIILNLKGLVVSSEEDEPVTMYVRKQGPGAVTGADIVPPAGVTVHNPDLHIATLNDKGKLEIELVVERGRGYVPAVQNKATGAEIGRIPVDSIYSPVLKVTYNVEATRVEQRTDFDRLVLDVETKNSITARDALASAGKTLVELFGLARELNVEAEGIEIGPSPAEADHIAAFTLPIEDLELTVRSYNCLKREGVHTVGELVARTESDLLDIRNFGQKSIDEVKVKLHGLGLALKDSPASFDPSQVAGYDPATGTWTDEASYDADSGEDFAETEQL is encoded by the coding sequence ATGCTCATCTCACAGCGACCCACCCTGTCCGAAGAGGTCATCGCCGAGAACCGGTCGAAGTTCACCATCGAACCGCTCGAGCCGGGCTTCGGCTACACCCTCGGCAACTCGCTGCGGCGCACGCTGCTCTCGTCCATCCCGGGCGCGGCAGTCACCAGCATCCGCATCGACGGCGTCCTGCACGAGTTCACCACCGTCCCCGGAGTGAAGGAGGATGTCACCAACATCATCCTGAACCTCAAGGGTCTCGTGGTCAGCTCGGAAGAAGACGAGCCGGTCACCATGTACGTCCGTAAGCAGGGTCCGGGAGCCGTCACCGGCGCCGACATCGTGCCGCCCGCAGGCGTCACCGTCCACAACCCCGACCTGCACATCGCGACCCTCAACGACAAGGGCAAGCTCGAGATCGAGCTCGTCGTCGAGCGGGGCCGCGGTTACGTTCCGGCCGTGCAGAACAAGGCCACCGGCGCAGAGATCGGCCGCATCCCGGTCGACTCGATCTACTCGCCGGTCCTCAAGGTGACCTACAACGTCGAGGCCACCCGTGTCGAGCAGCGCACCGACTTCGATCGTCTGGTGCTCGACGTGGAGACCAAGAACTCCATCACCGCCCGTGACGCCCTGGCGTCCGCCGGTAAGACCCTGGTCGAGCTCTTCGGCCTGGCTCGGGAGCTCAACGTCGAGGCCGAAGGCATCGAGATCGGACCCTCGCCTGCCGAGGCCGACCACATCGCCGCGTTCACGCTGCCGATCGAGGACCTCGAGCTGACCGTCCGTTCGTACAACTGCCTCAAGCGCGAAGGTGTGCACACCGTCGGCGAGCTGGTCGCACGCACGGAGTCGGATCTGCTCGACATCCGCAACTTCGGTCAGAAGTCCATCGACGAGGTGAAGGTGAAGCTCCACGGTCTGGGACTGGCCCTCAAGGACAGCCCGGCCAGCTTCGACCCGTCGCAGGTCGCCGGTTACGACCCGGCCACCGGCACGTGGACGGACGAGGCGTCGTACGACGCCGACTCCGGTGAGGATTTCGCGGAGACCGAACAGCTCTGA
- the rpsD gene encoding 30S ribosomal protein S4, translating into MARYTGPATKKSRRLRVDLIGGDASFERRPYPPGQHGRARIKESEYLLQLQEKQKARFTYGVMEKQFRRYYEEANRRSGKTGDVLLQILETRLDNVVYRAGIARTRRQARQMVSHGHFTVNGVRVDVPSYRVSQYDIIDVRPKSLQTTPFQIAQETLGDRTPPAWLQVVPSTLRILVHSVPERAQIDVPLTEQLIVEFYSK; encoded by the coding sequence ATGGCTCGCTATACCGGCCCCGCAACTAAGAAGTCCCGTCGCCTCCGGGTCGACCTCATCGGTGGAGACGCATCGTTCGAGCGTCGTCCGTACCCGCCCGGCCAGCACGGTCGCGCGCGGATCAAGGAGTCCGAGTACCTGCTCCAGCTGCAGGAGAAGCAGAAGGCTCGCTTCACCTACGGCGTCATGGAGAAGCAGTTCCGCCGCTACTACGAAGAGGCGAACCGTCGCTCCGGCAAGACCGGTGACGTGCTGCTCCAGATCCTGGAGACCCGTCTCGACAACGTCGTCTACCGCGCGGGCATCGCCCGCACGCGTCGTCAGGCCCGCCAGATGGTCAGCCACGGCCACTTCACCGTCAACGGTGTCCGCGTGGACGTGCCCAGCTACCGCGTCAGCCAGTACGACATCATCGACGTCCGTCCGAAGTCGCTGCAGACCACGCCGTTCCAGATCGCCCAGGAGACCCTCGGCGACCGGACCCCGCCGGCTTGGCTGCAGGTGGTTCCGTCGACGCTGCGCATCCTCGTGCACTCGGTGCCCGAGCGCGCACAGATCGACGTCCCGCTGACCGAGCAGCTCATCGTCGAGTTCTACTCGAAGTAA
- the rpsK gene encoding 30S ribosomal protein S11 yields the protein MPPKSRSAGPKKGTRRRDKKNVPLGHAHIKSTFNNTIVSITDPEGNVISWASSGHVGFKGSRKSTPFAAQLAAENAARKAQENGVKKVDVFVKGPGSGRETAIRSLQAAGLEVGTISDVTPQPHNGCRPPKRRRV from the coding sequence ATGCCTCCGAAGTCACGTAGCGCAGGCCCCAAGAAGGGCACCCGCCGTCGCGATAAGAAGAACGTCCCGCTCGGCCACGCACACATCAAGTCGACGTTCAACAACACCATCGTCTCGATCACCGACCCCGAGGGCAATGTGATCAGCTGGGCCTCGTCCGGCCACGTGGGCTTCAAGGGCTCGCGTAAGAGCACCCCGTTCGCCGCGCAGCTCGCTGCCGAGAACGCCGCTCGCAAGGCGCAGGAGAACGGCGTCAAGAAGGTCGACGTCTTCGTCAAGGGTCCGGGTTCGGGTCGCGAGACCGCCATCCGTTCGCTGCAGGCAGCCGGCCTCGAGGTCGGCACGATCTCCGACGTGACCCCGCAGCCCCACAACGGCTGCCGTCCGCCCAAGCGGCGCCGGGTCTAG
- the rpsM gene encoding 30S ribosomal protein S13: MARVAGVDLPREKRLEIALTYIYGVGRTTSKEIIAATGISPDLRAKDLTDADVSKLREYIEASVKVEGDLRREVQADIRRKIEIGCYQGLRHRRGLPVHGQRTKTNARTRKGPKKTIAGKKK, from the coding sequence ATGGCACGTGTTGCTGGTGTGGATCTTCCCCGCGAAAAGCGGCTGGAGATCGCACTCACATACATCTACGGAGTTGGTCGTACCACCTCCAAGGAGATCATCGCCGCCACCGGCATCTCGCCGGACCTGCGCGCGAAGGATCTGACCGACGCAGACGTCTCGAAGCTGCGTGAGTACATCGAGGCCTCGGTGAAGGTGGAGGGCGACCTCCGCCGCGAGGTGCAGGCCGACATCCGTCGCAAGATCGAGATCGGCTGCTACCAGGGTCTGCGCCACCGTCGCGGCCTGCCGGTCCACGGTCAGCGCACCAAGACCAACGCCCGCACTCGTAAGGGCCCGAAGAAGACCATCGCCGGGAAGAAGAAGTAA
- the rpmJ gene encoding 50S ribosomal protein L36, which produces MKVKPSVKPICEKCKVIRRNGRVMVICDNLRHKQRQG; this is translated from the coding sequence GTGAAGGTCAAGCCGAGCGTCAAGCCGATCTGCGAGAAGTGCAAAGTGATCCGCCGCAACGGCCGGGTCATGGTGATCTGCGACAACCTGCGTCACAAGCAGCGTCAGGGCTGA
- the infA gene encoding translation initiation factor IF-1 has translation MAKKDGAIEVEGRVVEPLPNAMFRIELENGHKVLAHISGKMRQHYIRILPEDRVVVELSPYDLARGRIVYRYK, from the coding sequence ATGGCTAAGAAAGACGGAGCCATCGAGGTCGAGGGTCGAGTGGTCGAACCCCTGCCCAATGCAATGTTTCGCATTGAGCTGGAGAACGGACACAAGGTTCTCGCCCACATCAGCGGAAAGATGCGGCAGCACTACATCCGCATCCTCCCGGAGGACCGTGTGGTCGTAGAGCTCTCGCCCTACGACCTCGCCCGTGGACGCATCGTCTACCGGTACAAGTAA
- a CDS encoding ABC transporter permease: MGIPSTYEPRRLRWLVSAKNDVDVSLSYLGQFLTFLWQTVRYVPVTPLRYPRQTIRTVTDLTWGRGAVVVGGGTALLMAGLGVAAGATVAIISDSTLNLIGLGPMTGSVSSFAITREFAPILAAVAFAIQAGCRMTAEIGSMRISEEIDALEVIGVHSMSFVVSTRVIAGILTTIPTFLVALVASYLSSSVVVVARGGSAGAYAHYFDQFVNFPDMLAATVKTITFVVAITLIHCYKGFFAHGGPEGVGVASGRAVRASLVAIMVLDLALTLAFWGVNSPFLFRG, translated from the coding sequence GTGGGCATTCCATCAACGTATGAGCCTCGCCGCCTGCGGTGGCTCGTCTCGGCGAAGAACGACGTCGACGTCTCGTTGAGCTATCTCGGCCAGTTCCTGACGTTCCTCTGGCAGACCGTCCGCTACGTGCCGGTGACCCCGCTGCGCTATCCGCGCCAGACGATCCGCACGGTCACCGACCTCACCTGGGGCCGAGGCGCGGTCGTCGTCGGCGGCGGCACCGCCCTGCTCATGGCCGGTCTGGGCGTCGCGGCCGGGGCGACGGTCGCCATCATCTCCGACAGCACGCTGAACCTGATCGGACTCGGCCCGATGACCGGCTCGGTGTCGTCGTTCGCCATCACCCGCGAGTTCGCGCCGATCCTGGCCGCCGTCGCCTTCGCGATCCAGGCGGGCTGCCGGATGACCGCCGAGATCGGCTCGATGCGGATCAGCGAGGAGATCGACGCCCTCGAGGTGATCGGCGTGCACTCGATGTCGTTCGTCGTGTCCACTCGCGTGATCGCGGGCATCCTCACCACCATTCCGACCTTCCTGGTCGCGCTGGTCGCCAGTTATCTGTCGAGTTCGGTCGTCGTGGTGGCCCGCGGCGGCTCGGCGGGCGCCTACGCCCACTACTTCGACCAGTTCGTGAACTTCCCGGACATGCTGGCGGCGACGGTCAAGACGATCACCTTCGTCGTCGCGATCACCCTGATCCACTGCTACAAGGGGTTCTTCGCCCACGGCGGTCCCGAAGGAGTCGGGGTGGCGTCCGGGCGCGCGGTCCGCGCCAGCCTCGTCGCGATCATGGTCCTCGACCTCGCCCTGACGCTCGCCTTCTGGGGCGTCAACTCCCCGTTCCTGTTCCGAGGATGA
- a CDS encoding MlaD family protein: protein MTEFRIPGMSASAATYRNRALATIGVVAVASTATAVGVRALPDDSTHITMVTESVAGGITSGSAVILNGSEIGTVSDIRLASPGSYEVTLDLHGDSGDEALTVLTDRALVSYAPKNLFGISAVVLTSQSGGALLHNGSTLEAGDPEDATMTTLLRKLSDVQNEAFDPYMSDILAVADQATDGLLPILGVAGQIMSDIAETQVVSPRTTLPQFTELIGQLRGTFDDLLPPIRQLMAWEAPRRPGYTELAEAGLSFTAGPAMDEVTELLSDPELGQTAPLMPVLTALLNRINDTFPGSQRNGRQIAQLIANLNHALPPGPDGRPVLTLDALIASAPALGVALDRPANGGRR from the coding sequence GTGACTGAATTCCGCATACCCGGTATGTCGGCGAGCGCGGCCACCTACCGCAACCGTGCCCTCGCGACGATCGGCGTCGTCGCCGTGGCGAGCACTGCGACAGCCGTCGGCGTCCGCGCGCTGCCCGACGACTCGACGCACATCACGATGGTCACCGAATCGGTCGCCGGAGGCATCACCTCCGGGTCCGCGGTGATCCTCAACGGCTCGGAGATCGGCACCGTCTCCGACATCCGACTCGCCTCCCCCGGCAGCTACGAGGTGACCCTCGACCTGCACGGCGACTCCGGCGACGAGGCGCTGACCGTCCTGACCGACCGCGCGCTGGTGTCGTACGCACCGAAGAACCTGTTCGGGATCTCCGCCGTCGTGCTGACCAGCCAGTCCGGCGGCGCGCTGCTGCACAACGGGTCGACCCTGGAGGCGGGCGATCCGGAGGACGCCACCATGACCACCCTGCTTCGCAAGCTCAGCGACGTGCAGAACGAGGCGTTCGACCCGTATATGAGCGACATCCTCGCCGTCGCCGACCAGGCCACCGACGGGCTGCTGCCGATCCTGGGCGTCGCGGGCCAGATCATGAGCGACATCGCCGAGACCCAGGTGGTGAGTCCCCGCACCACGCTCCCCCAGTTCACCGAGTTGATCGGTCAGCTCCGCGGCACCTTCGACGATCTTCTGCCGCCGATCAGACAGCTGATGGCGTGGGAGGCGCCGCGTCGCCCCGGATACACCGAACTGGCCGAGGCCGGACTCTCGTTCACCGCCGGACCGGCGATGGACGAGGTCACCGAGCTGCTGTCCGATCCCGAACTCGGTCAGACCGCTCCCCTGATGCCGGTGCTGACCGCTCTGCTGAATCGGATCAACGACACCTTCCCGGGGTCGCAGCGCAACGGCAGGCAGATCGCCCAGCTGATCGCGAACCTGAACCACGCGCTGCCGCCGGGCCCCGACGGCAGGCCCGTCCTGACCCTCGACGCTCTGATCGCCTCGGCGCCCGCGCTCGGCGTCGCCCTGGACCGGCCGGCGAACGGCGGGCGACGATGA
- a CDS encoding MlaD family protein, which yields MTKFSRALIYLIVFAVFCVAGGLFIGNAIVRPIDAATATYTADFTSVAGLKVGSDVRVRGARVGKVTEVSVHHDDANGDSVGRVEFELDDTQKVYDNTTLAIRYLNLTGIRYVDVQQPDDPGTPVRKGQVVDTGSTVPSFDVTRVFHGLAPVFATMNTDDINHFSESLLALLEGDGTGFSTFVASLTKVVEFADDRAKVLDTLVDNLAELSGSIQGRAQYITPIIDYISRFGSVLAQWTPSLRDLADKTGAILVQADRLLASLGVQPNETPDANSLIAQAKPGMEAAIAMLSLAPPLLRVVDGATPAAGAPTTPTTCSRGRAELPADLALFIGENRVTLCKR from the coding sequence ATGACCAAGTTCTCCCGCGCCCTGATCTACCTGATCGTGTTCGCCGTGTTCTGTGTGGCGGGCGGACTGTTCATCGGCAACGCGATCGTCCGCCCGATCGACGCCGCCACCGCGACCTACACCGCCGACTTCACCAGCGTCGCCGGGCTCAAGGTCGGCAGCGACGTCCGAGTTCGCGGCGCCCGCGTCGGCAAGGTGACCGAGGTGTCGGTCCACCACGACGACGCGAACGGCGACTCGGTGGGCCGGGTGGAGTTCGAACTCGACGACACGCAGAAGGTCTACGACAACACGACACTCGCGATCCGCTACCTCAACCTCACCGGAATCCGCTACGTCGACGTGCAACAACCCGACGATCCGGGGACACCGGTTCGCAAGGGACAGGTCGTCGACACCGGCTCGACGGTCCCGTCCTTCGACGTGACACGTGTCTTCCACGGACTCGCCCCGGTGTTCGCGACGATGAACACCGACGACATCAACCACTTCTCGGAGAGTCTCCTGGCCCTCCTCGAGGGCGACGGCACCGGATTCAGCACGTTCGTCGCCTCCCTGACCAAGGTCGTCGAATTCGCCGACGACCGCGCGAAGGTCCTCGACACCCTCGTCGACAATCTCGCCGAGCTGTCCGGGTCGATCCAGGGCCGCGCGCAGTACATCACGCCGATCATCGACTACATCTCCCGGTTCGGCAGCGTGCTGGCCCAGTGGACGCCGTCCCTGCGCGACCTGGCGGACAAGACCGGGGCGATTCTCGTCCAGGCCGATCGTCTTCTCGCCTCGCTCGGCGTGCAGCCCAACGAGACCCCCGACGCGAACAGCCTGATCGCCCAGGCGAAACCAGGTATGGAGGCCGCCATCGCCATGCTGTCTCTGGCCCCTCCGCTGCTGCGTGTCGTCGACGGCGCCACGCCGGCGGCCGGTGCCCCGACGACCCCGACGACGTGCAGCAGGGGCCGGGCGGAGCTGCCCGCCGATCTCGCGCTGTTCATCGGAGAGAACCGGGTGACCCTGTGCAAGCGTTGA